The Algoriphagus sp. TR-M9 genome has a window encoding:
- a CDS encoding NUDIX hydrolase, translated as MTPLATEYIPNLSYDSVIFGFSGEKLKILVLEYHNLKTHALPGGFIKKDENLDDAVKRGLMERTGLEEIYLEQFHTFGSMDRYSPQVMRRIMEEQGEEVTSDHWLLGRFITVGYYALINYENVTPTPDELSDSIDWYDYDSLPELMMDHNDIVSKALEHLRTHLDQKLLSMNLLPEKFTMKDLQQLYEAILGEKLNRANFQRKMLALDILERHDKLYSGGSHKAPYLYSFKMIS; from the coding sequence ATGACCCCTTTGGCTACAGAATATATCCCAAATTTATCGTATGACTCTGTGATTTTTGGTTTCTCAGGAGAAAAATTGAAGATTCTCGTGCTAGAATATCATAACCTGAAAACCCATGCTTTGCCGGGCGGTTTTATCAAAAAAGACGAAAACCTGGATGATGCAGTCAAGCGAGGACTGATGGAGCGTACAGGGTTGGAGGAGATCTACCTGGAGCAGTTTCACACCTTTGGCTCCATGGATAGGTATAGCCCGCAAGTCATGCGTAGGATCATGGAGGAGCAAGGGGAGGAAGTTACTTCAGATCACTGGCTGCTGGGTCGATTTATCACTGTTGGGTATTACGCCTTGATCAATTATGAAAATGTAACCCCAACCCCTGATGAGCTGTCTGACTCCATTGATTGGTATGATTATGATAGCTTGCCTGAGCTGATGATGGATCATAATGATATCGTGTCCAAAGCCCTGGAGCATCTGCGCACTCATCTGGACCAAAAGCTCCTCAGTATGAATCTACTGCCGGAGAAGTTTACCATGAAAGATTTACAGCAACTCTACGAAGCTATTTTGGGAGAAAAGCTAAACCGGGCCAATTTCCAGCGGAAAATGCTTGCTTTGGATATTCTAGAGCGTCACGATAAACTGTACTCTGGAGGGTCCCACAAAGCACCGTATCTGTATAGCTTCAAGATGATAAGCTGA